The nucleotide window TCCTGGGCAATTGTGAGGATTAATGGTGATAATCCTCAATGGAAGTGTGTGCCAGTAGCGAGGGGCCACAGAAACCAGCTCACAGCATCACGGAGACTCTGGCTGCCTCCAATTTATGCCCGCCTTTCCCTGTgacatgtttttattcttttcctcccAGGAAAGGGCTTAGTTGGAAGCTGACTTtatcatacatttatttatctgtttttgacaaggtctcatgtagaccaggctgacctcaaactcactatatagctgaagatgaccttgaacttctgaactctGGCCTGCATCTCCCAAacgctgagattataagcatgtggCACCACACCAGCTACATGCAGTGttgaggatagaacccagggattcacgcatgctaggcaagtgttctacacAACTGAGCTAGTGATATCCTCAACTCGATTGTTGGTTTTAATGGGATGAGCTTAATCAGACAAAGTTGGGGGGTTTCAGCAGAATTCTTGGGGAGCACCTTCTGGACACTTCCAATGACATCAAAGACATTTTCCAGCTCCTCAGAGCAGGCACCCTGGAGGGGAGGGGTTGGTCTGAAATGGAATCCTTTGGCAGTGAAAGTCCCATAAAAAGAGACCCAAGTGAAATTTTTGCTATTTTCATCTATCCAATGATGAGACAGTGGGGATAGTTTCTCATTATGATTATATTTAACATCCTTGGCTGCACACCTACAAATGATTAGTATAGCAAATTCATTCAAGTGTGCTTTATCATAGTTTAAAAGCCGGGGAAAGAAAGAACCGTGCAGTTTGATATACAGCATCAAAATGAAGAGGTGAGTGTGAACAGCTGTAGTAAGTCAGGAGGGAGGGACTCTCCCAGGGCCTGCCCCAGACCAGGATGGAAAGGAAGACTTGAAATTCAAACTCAGCTCTCAGATGTGCTCTCTTGTCCATTGCAGAGGTCTACTTTCCGGAATCAGATGGAAAACGTCTCAACTTTTAaatcttctgtttctactttagATCTTGGCACTGGCTGAGTTGCACACCCATGCTCTCCAGGCCCCACAGCCACAGACTTCCTCACCTCTGCTGTCTGCCTGGCTCCTGGGGTTGCCCGTTCTGACAGTCCATAGAGCCCTGGATCCTTTGATGGCTTAAGAAGGACCAAAAGCTTAATCGATGGCAGGAAGACAGCTGTGCAGTCTCAGAGCAGCAGAGAAGGGTCCAGCTCCGTACAAGGACCTCTGTAGTCAGCTTTCTCTTGggccactaaccagctcccaaatcatgacatggagactaatTAGTTaggaatgcttggccttagcttatgcttgccccactagtttttataacttaatttaacccatttctcttcatctacattttgcctcggggctttttacctttctttcattctgtatgtcttactccatgtctgcctggctggtggctgcctggctggctggccctgggcatctccctctctttctccctcattctctcctcttttctcattctcttctctcttcctacttattctgtctgcctgccagccctgcctatccctctaccaCCTAGCTACTgaccagtcagctttttatttgaccaatcagatgccttaggcaggcaaggtgaaacagcagcacatcgttacataattaaacaattgCAGCATaaccaaatgcaacacatctttgcctagttaaagtaatatgcCACAGCAGACCTCATGTCAGACTGAATCACTGGGGAGCAGGAGTTAGCTAGTGGCATCTCCAACCACTAATTTTAAGATACTGTGTAATCTCCAAAGAGAGAATTTTGATGCATTCATGTCGACTGCAAGTAGCAGATTACCTGCAGCTGTAGGTGGCTGATTAATTTCATCTAATTGGTAAAATTGGAACTTTGGAATAATCAGGTTTCCATGGGTGCCTTGTTTTGGTATCACTTTATGGCCTTGGAAACACTGGTTGTAGTGCACCCACCGTATCTGCCCTGCAGAGATCCGTTACTCCATTGCTGGTCCCAATTCATCAAGCTAGTCAAGTAGAGCCACTTCCTCAAGTGTCAACTCTGGATCCAAAAACATCTCTCAGAGATAAGAAGTTGCCATGGCGAACCACAACAAACCAAAGGTGACAGATCACGGGACTTGGTTACTGTACATCCTGGGGGACACACAGACTTCAGTCTTCGCTTTCTCTGCACAGAGCTTTTCAACACCATGCCCTGGGCTGTCTCAAAGGCACTTTGCTTTTCGCTTTGCAACTCCTCAAGCAGGTGGCATTCATGCACGCCACGTGGCTCCTACTTAAAACAGAACAATATTTGGCTGGATTTATTTGTTAATACCTGACATTTGTTCAAGCACCTTCATGAAAGTTTGGGAAAATGCGAAATGCAGCATGTGGAATCTGGAGTTCTTTGTTTTATGCCTCATCAAAAAAATATTGTATCCAGGAAATGTCAGGACAAAATTTCACTGAAACATCCTGTTTGCATGACACTGAGTCCTCATATTAGATGCTGAGAAATCTGGTGTTAAAATGGATACCTCTACTGATTGGTAAGGTAACTTCAGATGAgttgtgtttattattattattattgttgttgttgtgtagtTCCAAAAGGAGGAATGATAAATAtggatttaaaatatacaaaaagcaGGGGGGCTGAAAGGGTCTGTATCTCTGGCTTGAATGTACTTTTAAGATATTTTGGGTTACCaagtatttaaaaactaaaaatgatttGACTTAAGGAAAACTGTTATgctattagaaaatattttccacatCTACAAATATTCTATAAAAGTTGATTTTAGTGATTGTTAATTCACAGCTGACACATCTTAATTTACTTAGCTGACAGTTAAAACAGAGCTGGGTGGAGGGTGGGCAGCTGCCCATCAGTTCAAATGTAGTGAGAGTTGATTCTTCAAAGGAGAGGTCCTGGCATGTGTCCCTTGTGTTTGAAAACAGAAGAGACATGAAGAATTTAAGTTGAAGCCCCAACCAGGAAATCTGGGGTCTGAAGAGGTCTGTGGCCTGGACTGGTAGGAAAATGGAGGGACCTTAGGTCACTCTTTAAGCTCAGTCATAGCAAGGAACTCACACGTGACCCGTGTGCCTGATGCATTCATTGAGAATTTGTCAATATGCCTGTCGGCAGGAGGCAGAGTTACCATCTCTCCCTTGGGTCTGAATTGGCTTAGTGACTCACATTGCCCGAAGGGATGTTGAAAGGAGGGCACTGCACTTTTGAGGTAGAATATGCAATCTGGGACCTTTTTGGCTGCCCCAAGGTGGCCCTGTGGGGAGAACATATagagagaaaatgaagatttataaGGATCTATGCCAGGTGCCTTTGCCTTGATGATATCCCTGCCACCATCAGACCAAAGACATCTCAGAGAAGTCCCCTCAAAACTGAATCAACCCAAGATTTATGATCAGAAGAAATAGTCATCATCTAAAGAGCTTCCTGGGTGTGGCTTGTCACGCTGCAGTGGTAGCAGTAATGACACACTCCTAGAGTTAAGATTTGGACATCACTACACAAGAATCTGGGCTGGACATTGCAGGGGTCAACAACCAGTCCTCAGGTCACGGGTCTGCAAGTTTCCAGAGAATTCACTAAGGAGACAGAGGTTTGGACCAATGATAGGAAATAACCTGACAAGGTATTAGGAATTCCTGCGGCTTGTAGTGTTGTGACGAGCAGGTTCTGTGGTCAAGTCTCAAAGCCGTTCTTCAGCCGTGAGTCCTGGTTGTGGGTCCTCTGAACAGCCCCTTCAGGAATACACAGGCACACCTCCTTCCATTCCTGTAACCTTCTGAGCCATCATGTACAGGCGGCCAGATTCCACAAATAAAAATGTGCAATTAAATCTGAACTTGAGGTAAACACTGAAGACTTTTAGAATAAGTACGCCTTGTACAATATTTGAGAAATGTTTATAgtaaaattgtattatttatctTAGGTTGAAGTTTCACTAGCCAGCTTGTGGAACTAATGTCTGACCTCACTCTGCGTCAAGAAGGGCCCTGGCAGCTAAAGTGTTGTGCTTTGAGTCCATGTCCAACTCTCACATGCTTTTGCAATTGTATTTTTGCAAaaacttcaaaaaagaaagaaggaaagaagaaaacatacgACGGTTGCAGCAAAAACATAACAGAAGCCGGTCTCATGTAAatattatgttaattaaaacagATGGAGCATAAACAAAATAACTTCGGGGGCTGGTTTCTGTTCCGCCTGGATTTCTTAATATAGTAACTCAGTTCTCATCCTGTTAGCGCCCTTTCCTTATCAAACATTGAACCGGGTGTAAGGAAGTTTAAATTCCCAGGCATTGGAGAGTGTTCTCTAAACACTTGGAACAGATGGTCTCTTGCCTGAAAAGCAATGCTTCCTTTCAGGGAACAGAGGGTTGAACTTGGCTGTTTCAGGAAAATGTCCTGTGGTTCATTTTTAGACATCAGGTTTTCCACACTGAAGAACACTTCTCCTGAGTCTGCCCACAGGGCAGAGATCCCATGTGAATACACCATACACATCTCTGTGTATACAGAGACCCCATGTGTATGCACCGTACACatcacagaaaacaaaggaagccTAGTCCCGCCTCCTGCACAGCCCCTCACCACTTCAGAGAAAGCGCAATCGCCTTACAGATTTGTAAAGATAAACGTCCATTTGAGAGGGTGTCATTGATAAAGTCCGACATGCCACCAAGTAGCAGAGAACTAACGACAACGTCCTCTCTGCCCCTTCAGAAAGTTCTCGGTTCCACTCCCACAGCACACAGTGGTGCTACCAGAGCGCTTTAATCTCTTTTGACCTCTCACAGTTCCTCAGTCTTggtttgcctttttctttttacttttatctttaaACAGAACTGTCTGTTTTGCAGAATGGTCTTCACATGGGTCCTCTGATGTTTCCTCATAATTAATCAGGCTGCTATACGTTTAGGCACCAATACTAATTAGAAGTTAGACTTGCTGAAAACATTCCCGGGCCATCAAGGAAATCATCGGGCATTCTGCTGTGAAATTCTCTGCCAAGTCTTGGTGTGACAACCTCTTATCAGAAAATCTAAACTTCAGCTAAGTGGGCTGAACTCTAAGAATCAAACTCTAAGAATctaatttcaaagtaaaaaaatagATGTGTATCCATACATTTCCCAGTTTTCTTGGGATGGATGAGATACTTGAGGTCCGTGGGGACAGACtgaggaagagcagagaaggCAGGAGCCATTTCTTTAAGCTGACGGTTGTGGAGAGAGTCTAAGATAATCACATAATCCATTTATAACTGCCAAGTTAACAAGCTCTCGCCTCCAAATATACCCCTTATTTACAAAGAGCCACTTCTGTGCAAAAGTGGACTCTTGTCCATGTGACAGAGTCACATGCTGGGGTCTCACATCTTCTTCTCTCAACACCAGAAAGATCAGTTCACACAAGTTCATTCTTAGAATTTTAGCAtagtattaaatatatatgtatatttatatgagCTCTGAACATAGTTTTCTCACACTTTGTTATAAGCTACCTCCTAAAATTATATGCCCCTCTGTTCTGCCCAGTGCATCCCAGTTgcctcagtttaaaaaaaaaaaaaaaaaaaaaaaaaaaaaaaaagacatccagAATTAAGCAGCCAATCAGAGCGGCCTTGCCCAGGTCAGACCACATGGGGAGAAAAGCTCCAGGCCCCACACCATTAGCGGCATCTATAAATGGAATTATTTACAGAAGAATGGATAGGCTGCTAAAGAATTCAAAGCCTTGTCATGAAAATGGCTTCCCTGTCCCCTTTAGTCCAGGCTTGACCCAAGTCCTTGAGGAGGGCTCTGCTCTCTTCCCCTCTGGACTGAACTCTGCCTCACCTTGTCAGTGCATCCAAGGATGAGGGCTGTGCTCCTTGTCACTCATGCCAGATGGATCCTGCCAGCCAGGATGCTCGAGTCCACTCgagagaggcagaagaaggtCTTCCGGGAGGAACTGTATTCTTCCACAGGCTGTCTCCCTGCCCTTCAAGCCCTGCATGCTGCCTGGAGAATGAATTTCCTTCCAGATCATGCACCATGCTTCCTTCCTCATACTCCCATGCAGAGGAGGAAGCCACACGTCTCACACACTCAGatactccctgtgtatttcctggGATCCTAAAGATCCTTTGTGCTTCTCTAGAGACTTTCACACATAGTGACCCAAACTATGTGTTAAACTGAGCACAGAACAGCAGTAGAGTCCCCTAAGAAGTCAGGACACCCCTATCTTATAACTAATATTTGCAGAGAATACAGGTGTATTTTGAGGTCTATCTAGAGAGTAGCTTTAAGGATCCCCTTTTAAATTTGAGATCATGTGACATTCAGTAATGAAAGGTCAATCAAATTTAACCTGAATATTTTGCAAATTAATTGCTCTTTGATATAATACAATCAGGATTCAAAGAATTACTTTCCAGTTGTTAGCAAAGAGGGGCCAGTTATTTTCCTCATCTGTTGCTAGTATTCCTGGAGTTTACAAGAATTATATAGGATGAGAAGACTATTTAAAAGCAGAAGCTCGGGGCAGCTTATTGTCTCTTCAAACCATTTTCTACTAATTAAGCAAGAAGATTTATTACATCTGGATATACTGCTATGTGGAAACATAAAAGGAGGAGTgtagaaaaggagggagagatcgaatttttaaaaaatagactgCCAAAGAGTATTGTCAAAATAATTTTCCACTTTATTTAACAAGATGGCTCTGATGTACACATTTGTTTAACGAACAGAGTGTAAAATATTTATCTCCATCTTCCTTTTGGTCTAACCTGCAGTAGATCTGGACAAGAATGATGAACTTGCTTTTCCGAAGAAATGACTATGCTTAGCTGATTGGGCATGTCCAGGTATCAACTAATTTCCTGGACGCCTCCGAGCCTGCCGGGCGAGAGCTAGCGTCAATCCCCACACCGCAATTCGGCCAGTAGCTCACAAACACCAGTGCGCATGTGTGACAGAAATGAACTGATTATCGCGAATGATCATTCTCCACGAGGCGTTTCCATGTGTGGAAACATCCTTTTGGTGCTGGTATGGTGCAGGGTTAGCTCTCCCCTTTCACTAAATGTGTGAAATCAAATGTGTTTGGAAACAAGAAATTACACACAGAAAATCCATGTTCCTTTTCCACCACACGTGAACTTACAGAACTTCGGAGAGTTAAGAGGGGCGGTGTGGGGCTCAGtaactgaaggggatctacacAGCACCGcaaataaatgacaaaatagTTTGCCTAAACACTGCTACACTTTATAAATTTGGTAAAAATCGAGATGTAAATTCCTTCATATGAACATATCTTTCACTGaaagaatataaattataaaaaagatgATAAAACCCtagtaatcatttttaaaagtatttcatcATTAAATCCCTAGACTAACAGTTTCACACTAGAAAAGGGCAGGGTGCTGGAAGGTCAACTCTGAGGAATCGCTACATTAAtatccttgactttttttttggtaCAATTGTGTGTCTGAGTTGGCAGATCAGGGAGGCAAtggatattttcagaaaaaaaaaaaaaaaaaaaacaaggccccATTTGGGGGGAGGTTCAATTAAATGCCACTTCCGTTAACGGAGTAGTAATCATTCGCTGATGGCTGACCATGTTTCTCTCTCATGATGAAGTGACCGGGTTGACTTAGGGGGTGGCATATCATTTATTGACAAAACACATTCAGGAACATCTGTGTTTGCATTTCAGCTCCGCTATTAACAAATCAGCAAATACAGGGAGGGGCTCACAGTTTGCCCccgagacacaaacacacaaagccaTGGCCGGATCCCTTAAAATAACAGTTTGATGTAAAAAGCAGAGGagacacatatgtgtacattccAATCAAGCTACACTCCTGGGAAGGGTGCACTATGGACTGCGGAGAAGACTGTTCTATTCAAGAGGgagtcacacacataaaaataaaatatttaatattctacactatattacaaaaataaatatattaatcaaTAAATAGTAAGAAGCCTAGAAACTTTTACATAACCATGCTGGTGGTGAGCTGTCAAGTCCCCTGCTAGAGTTTCCCTCAAGAGTTGTTAGGTTTGTCAGCTTTTGCCATCAaagcataagaaataaaaatgaagcaagATTGGTATGGGCTGGCCGTAGTGGAAGATTTGTCATCACAGAAATGTATCACTAAGTTTTATCTACCCATTCTGTGGCTTCAGGTGAAGACAGTGAAGTAAACAGGCTGCAGGCAGCGGCTGGGAGAATGGGAGAAGAATGCTTCTATTTATGGCTTTTGTCGTTTCACTTTTTGATAAGGCAGCAAAATTCATAACAATCATGAAAACAGCAACACTTGAATATCCAATACGTGACTATCTGCACACCTTTGTACAAGAAGACCATCATGAAAAATGCAGCTTACGTTTGCACTGTAGGAAATGGAGCAATATGTGGGATATGTAGACAGCCTCAACTGTCACCTCCCTTCCATAGCTCAACAAAGTCTCTCCAAGAGCTGGCTGGGCCAGCAGCCGTGGGCATGGTGGGGTACAAGAGCTGACACCTCCAGTATCAGATGTGAATGTCAGTGGTGTTCTGAACCAGAGAGCATGCAGTTCCACAGATCAGGCTGTCATGTTTTCCTGGAGTTTGCAAATCATTCGGCATCACACGACACATCTAAACTACTGAAATTACAAAGCTGAGCTGCTCTCTGCCCTGGGCTGGTTGTGGAGCCATGACTAGAGTTTAGAAGAAACTATTCCTGCCAACCTGAGAGTTTGTTATATGTCTATGATAGTGTCCTTGAGAAAGAAGGACCAGCAGTACCATGGAGTATGAGTATGTGTGGTATACCATAGATTATGAAGGCTGTACCATTTCCTCGGGGGATGCTGCCATGGCTATCCAATGCCAGCTCTCTCTACACAGATTTATGTATGTGCTCAAACACATGGTGTTATAAAGAGTTGAATCTCCATCTCAGCCAACACAATGTCCCTCACCGTGTCCCcacttttaattgaaatattccTCTTCTAGGGCAACAACTTCTCTGAGATTTCCATTTTGACCGACTGGCTATTTGGAGTTGAAGTTCaaattcagaaaatgcctttcCTTGACAGAACAATCTGAATGTATAACCCTAAGAAGTTTATGGAAAGGAAGCTGATAGCTAGCCCCAAATTAATATATAGTACCAATAGGGTAGGGTTGGGCAATGTATTGGAAGCCACATTCCTGCTTCTCATGTGAATCACTGTGTCACCTGTCTGCTGATGCTAGGGTGACTTAGTACCTGCCTGCTCTAGATCCTCCTGTACATAGTCTAGAACCCTAACAGGAAGCTGTAAGGCCAGGGTCTCAGTGTCCTTATAACCCACCTGATGATGGAGAATAATTTCCaactggaaggagagaggagtggGAAGAATGGGCACGCTATAGGGTCCCTTCCAAGATCAAGGCTGATTTCAAAGTTTAAGCTCAACATTTGAGTCGCCTGCTCATGCATCTACTAATTCATGGGTTTGAATATATTCACCTGGACTCTAGTCTTCTATTCTGTATTCTTCATGAAAAACATAGCGTAAAGGATACAGCTAAAATCAAATCAAGTTCCATTTCCAGAATAAGTCTACAAGTCAAACCACTAACGGATTTCACACTGAGTGAAAATGCTTTCAGGTGCCTCCTCCCAGCCCATGTCATGGGTAATGAACGGGATAGAAAGACAACTAAACCAGAGGCATGATGGGCAGGAAGGTAAATAAGGGAAGAAGATGAAAGAGAGGGGGGGGGTCATAAAATGAAGACTATTTTCAGTAGAGTCCATCAAATAGTTCCTTTCTGATAGTCCTCTTAGTCTTGGATCACTTTATTTTGTCCAAAAAGATTTAATTATCCCATTAGAATTGTGACGATTCTACCATCACACCTGAGGACAACATCTGcgcccttccccctctccccctccaccacCTCCATGGCCCTCAACAGTAGAAAAGGCTGGTACATGTGGCCTTGCCTCCTGTTAACTGAGGGGGAGTCAGTCCTgaagtcccccacccccatctttctTAACCAGGCAACTGTCCTCTGGAGTACATGGCCGGGACCGTTGCCTGTCAAGGCCATTTGTTTCGTGTATCTGACAACCCCACCCACCTCTTGAGTCAGCAGCCTGCTCATAGAGCCTGCTGCTCTGAGACATGGCAGATACAACTGAAAAGAACTACATTCACATTCCCAGAAGATTTAAGAAATATGCTTCTCTAGATGGTTAAACTCCCGATATGAACTTTCTTACCCTAAATTCCATATCCTATAATACAGACACTCTGGAGGAAGCCACTCACATGTATGAGCATAGTCTGCCTCTTTTGGACAAAAAGATTTTTATAAGTTCATGTGCActtgcacaaacatgcacaaatATCTGTGTGTTGAACTGTGTGTTTAGGGGCTGCTCTTTCCAAACTGGCACAGAGGATAAGTGATACAGGCCTTCGTTTGTTGTTAGAGATGTATCACTGGGAAATGAGAGTCCAAACAAGATAAGTGGAAGGGACCGGATTGTATAGCAAAATACACATTTTCTACAGCACACTTGACCTGTCCACTTCCCTAAGATGGCAACCTCTATTGTCTGTACACCTTCATTAAATAGTCTCATTAAATAGaacacaaaatatacacatttgCAGTTATTAAATAAGCCATGGGACTCCTATCTGCAGCCACATTCAGACACGGCCATTCCTTCATATTTAAACTTGTAGGTAACAACACCTTTATCTAAATAGAGGATAGAGATGGGATCCAGCTTCGTGGGCACACAGCAGACTTTGGAAGCTTTCTGGGAATTCTTGAGATGGACTAAGGCCTGGATAATGGCATGTTTTGTGGGTGTGAGGTGCTCCGCCAGAGGGTAATTACAGACACCGCGGCATTCATAGGCTTCGTACCCAGGTGGCGCGATGATCCAGGAGTCCCAGCCAATCTCCTTGAAGTCGATGTAGAGTGGGGTCTTCTTGCAGTAATTGCCCTTGGCGTTCCTTCTGATTCGAGCAGTAGAGTCGTCGATCATGTTAGACCTCATCTGCAACAAGGCCTCTTCGTCAGGCCCGCTGGAAAAACCGTCGGTGTCCAGGTCCAGATCCTGCTCATGAGTGATCATTTCGTTTAGTTCCTCTTTCTGCTCCTTGTCATTGCTTTGGTCATCAGAGAACACGACAAGCAGAGGGTCGTGCTTATTCTGGGCACTGATGTCTATCTCCAGTTGTCCCCTTCCAGTGTCCTCAGCTTGGTTCTGTGTGCTCTCGATGTGGATCTCCAGCTGATGGGTCGCTGGGCCGGACTTCTGCCAACGCCTGGTGGCATCTGTGACATCAAATGTCTCCCACTCACTGTTGGTTCCGTAGATCTCTGTTGACACTAACACCAGCATGCTCCTTTCATCCTCAGCACCCTCGACACTCTCTAGCACTTCAAAAATGGTGATCTTACGGTCCACACCGTCATACATCATACGATCCCTTTGTACCAGTGTGTACAACCTGAGTTCAGCCATGATGACCTCTTCATGGTGAGGGATGGACACATTGAAGAGGAGAGGGTATTTCCGGAGCCCATTAAAACTGACCGGTTGAGAAAACAGATCTAAAAAAGGAAGATATTTATGAAAAGACAGACTTGCTAAGTATGCTGCATAAAAAGCAGGTACTTATTTCtgtagaaagacaaaagaaaacttgCCCACCCTGAGCTATCTCGTGGGGATGGAACTGGAAGGAATCTTGGAGCTGCAGACAAGCCCTCTGTCCAACCAACCAGTAATGAGCCAT belongs to Peromyscus eremicus chromosome 3, PerEre_H2_v1, whole genome shotgun sequence and includes:
- the Bmp10 gene encoding bone morphogenetic protein 10, with amino-acid sequence MGSLVLQLSAVLCLVAHSVSGSPIMGLEQSPLEEDMPFFDDIFTEQDGIDFNTLLQSMKDEFLKTLNLSDIPLQDTAKVDPPEYMLELYNKFATDRTSMPSANIIRSFKNEDLFSQPVSFNGLRKYPLLFNVSIPHHEEVIMAELRLYTLVQRDRMMYDGVDRKITIFEVLESVEGAEDERSMLVLVSTEIYGTNSEWETFDVTDATRRWQKSGPATHQLEIHIESTQNQAEDTGRGQLEIDISAQNKHDPLLVVFSDDQSNDKEQKEELNEMITHEQDLDLDTDGFSSGPDEEALLQMRSNMIDDSTARIRRNAKGNYCKKTPLYIDFKEIGWDSWIIAPPGYEAYECRGVCNYPLAEHLTPTKHAIIQALVHLKNSQKASKVCCVPTKLDPISILYLDKGVVTYKFKYEGMAVSECGCR